From a single Paludibacter jiangxiensis genomic region:
- a CDS encoding ATP-binding cassette domain-containing protein, with product MQTIEIHDIVPDPIADIASKSSEVWFKDHSFTRGKHYLITAESGTGKSSFFDFLYGRRHDFQGSITFDGASLHSFKVRDWNKVRQHNVSLVFQGFRLFPELTVWENLQLKNHQTGYLSDQKMMQLLETLGIPEKKDIPLRFISYGQQQRVAIIRAMCQPFDFLLLDEPFSHLDEVNQRTICNMVSAELKERGASLMLCSLGDPYFFEYDEKLNM from the coding sequence GTGCAAACAATAGAAATACACGACATTGTCCCTGATCCTATTGCCGACATTGCATCCAAGTCGTCGGAAGTGTGGTTTAAGGATCATTCGTTTACACGCGGCAAACACTACCTGATCACTGCCGAATCGGGTACCGGAAAATCTTCTTTTTTCGACTTCCTCTACGGGAGGCGTCACGATTTTCAGGGCTCTATCACCTTCGACGGTGCATCGCTTCATTCATTCAAAGTGCGCGACTGGAATAAGGTCCGTCAACACAACGTCAGCCTGGTTTTTCAGGGGTTTCGCCTTTTTCCGGAACTTACCGTTTGGGAAAATCTTCAGTTGAAGAATCATCAAACCGGTTATCTCTCCGATCAAAAGATGATGCAGCTGCTCGAAACGCTTGGAATACCCGAAAAGAAAGATATTCCGCTCCGGTTTATCTCTTACGGGCAGCAGCAACGTGTGGCCATTATTCGTGCCATGTGCCAACCTTTCGATTTCCTTTTGCTCGATGAACCGTTCAGTCACCTCGATGAGGTAAACCAACGAACGATCTGCAATATGGTGAGCGCCGAATTGAAAGAACGCGGTGCAAGTCTTATGCTCTGCTCTCTCGGCGATCCCTATTTCTTTGAATACGACGAAAAACTGAATATGTAA
- a CDS encoding DUF4836 family protein has translation MRPLFSAGVRQMTALLLLTTALVISSCSKKEYPDNLTIIPKESSLVACIDLKALAEKADMKELKKSATFKSLSQEVFSDQPALKAILDDPSKSGVKFTQVFMFLTGTKNVGVTLELDDASDFESMLKKLAEQAGIALDVKKESDCNYVTMPQNDSTLLVWDKHKALLVANTPKDQAIKIFTTPKESSIVTVKDFADAYKQKKDLFLWTKNDSASSSLGALLQLPVMAAETELMKGTFTHVNLEFKDGEVVCTSETTPLELAKKLDARYINAHPDDNILRYFPKTAFLMGRVALNMPAIAQYLSTSKDSKAFANADNLRVINSLNGDMVFSVFNFANGVLPVPQLAVAATVKDKSLYDYILKQLPAMVQEKNTGAYLTLTLDPYVFYLAQKGNLLMVANSEDAIKSFAEGKPQPVSLLDASPVANIKGCPGVFYLNLDPDNYPQAIMSLLDTFGGGAGSKFKTMLFLKDLQGTYDPNTAQGKVVLRLKDNKKNSLAVILQKADELVAAR, from the coding sequence ATGAGACCTCTTTTTTCTGCCGGCGTGCGTCAAATGACTGCATTATTGCTGCTTACTACAGCCCTTGTAATCTCTTCCTGTTCCAAAAAGGAATATCCCGACAATCTTACGATTATCCCCAAAGAGAGCTCTTTGGTGGCTTGTATCGACCTGAAAGCCCTGGCCGAAAAAGCCGATATGAAAGAGTTGAAGAAGTCGGCAACTTTCAAGTCGCTCAGTCAGGAAGTATTTTCCGATCAACCGGCTCTGAAAGCAATTCTGGACGATCCTTCCAAAAGCGGCGTGAAATTTACACAGGTTTTCATGTTCCTTACAGGTACGAAAAATGTGGGCGTTACCCTCGAACTGGACGATGCCTCCGATTTCGAATCGATGCTGAAGAAGCTTGCCGAACAGGCGGGTATTGCGCTGGATGTGAAGAAAGAATCGGATTGCAACTACGTGACGATGCCTCAGAACGACAGTACCCTGTTGGTATGGGACAAGCATAAGGCGTTGTTGGTTGCCAATACTCCAAAAGATCAGGCGATAAAAATATTTACAACTCCTAAAGAGTCGAGCATTGTGACGGTGAAGGATTTTGCCGATGCTTACAAACAAAAGAAAGACCTCTTCCTCTGGACAAAAAACGACAGCGCATCGAGCAGCCTAGGCGCACTGTTGCAATTGCCGGTGATGGCGGCCGAGACCGAATTAATGAAGGGTACTTTTACGCATGTCAATCTTGAGTTTAAGGATGGTGAAGTGGTTTGTACTTCCGAAACCACACCGCTTGAACTGGCAAAGAAACTGGATGCCAGATATATCAACGCTCATCCTGATGATAATATTCTGCGTTACTTCCCGAAAACAGCCTTCCTGATGGGACGTGTGGCGCTCAATATGCCGGCTATTGCACAATACCTCTCGACAAGCAAGGATAGCAAAGCATTTGCCAATGCAGATAACCTCAGGGTGATTAACTCCCTCAACGGTGATATGGTGTTCTCTGTGTTTAATTTCGCCAATGGCGTGCTTCCTGTTCCTCAGTTAGCTGTCGCTGCTACGGTGAAAGACAAATCGCTTTACGATTATATTCTCAAACAGTTGCCCGCAATGGTGCAAGAGAAGAATACCGGTGCCTACCTGACGCTTACTCTCGATCCGTATGTGTTTTATTTGGCGCAGAAAGGTAATTTGCTAATGGTGGCCAATAGCGAAGATGCCATTAAATCGTTTGCAGAGGGCAAACCGCAGCCTGTAAGCCTGCTGGATGCTTCTCCGGTAGCCAATATTAAGGGATGTCCCGGCGTGTTTTATCTCAACCTTGATCCCGATAATTATCCGCAGGCTATCATGAGTTTGCTCGATACGTTTGGCGGTGGTGCCGGTTCGAAATTCAAAACCATGCTTTTCCTGAAAGATTTGCAGGGAACGTACGATCCGAATACGGCGCAAGGCAAAGTGGTGCTGAGACTGAAAGACAACAAGAAAAACAGTCTGGCAGTGATCCTGCAGAAAGCCGACGAACTCGTTGCGGCAAGATAA
- a CDS encoding DUF1848 domain-containing protein has product MILSVSRRTDIPAFYSEWFLNRVKEGFVYVRNPMNIHQISRVPINPKVVDCIVFWTKNPKAMLSRLDELDEFKYYFQYTINPYDKRMEVKVPKKDVVIDTFIDLSKRIGTNRVIWRYDPILLTDKIDIDYHVKYFEELAKRLSGFTKRCVISFIDNYQKTERNLKGTYARELTETEIYKITDKILPIAQQYGMIIQTCSENIDLESHGIGHGKCIDNEIVEELLGSKIHISKDKSQRKECGCVQSIDIGEYNTCGHNCLYCYANFNNDVVLKNRLKHDPESPLLTGQINSNDIIKERAVCPLKKDNLLF; this is encoded by the coding sequence ATGATCCTAAGCGTTAGCCGTAGAACTGATATTCCTGCGTTTTACTCCGAATGGTTTCTCAATCGAGTAAAAGAAGGATTTGTGTATGTTCGAAATCCAATGAACATACACCAAATCAGCCGGGTACCTATCAATCCCAAAGTGGTTGATTGTATTGTATTTTGGACAAAAAACCCAAAAGCAATGCTTTCTCGTTTAGATGAGCTTGACGAGTTCAAATATTATTTTCAATATACCATAAATCCATACGACAAGAGGATGGAAGTTAAAGTTCCTAAGAAGGACGTGGTAATAGACACTTTTATTGATCTCTCCAAAAGAATTGGCACCAACAGGGTTATCTGGAGATATGATCCCATTCTACTGACTGATAAAATAGATATTGATTACCATGTAAAATACTTTGAGGAGCTTGCCAAACGCTTATCCGGATTTACAAAGCGATGCGTTATAAGCTTTATAGACAATTATCAAAAGACAGAAAGAAACTTAAAGGGTACATATGCCCGAGAACTCACAGAAACAGAAATATATAAAATCACAGATAAAATTCTTCCTATAGCTCAACAATATGGCATGATCATTCAAACATGTTCTGAGAATATTGACCTTGAAAGCCATGGTATAGGGCATGGGAAATGCATCGACAATGAAATAGTAGAAGAGCTACTCGGAAGTAAAATACATATTTCAAAAGATAAAAGTCAGAGAAAAGAGTGTGGATGCGTCCAGAGTATTGATATAGGAGAATATAATACTTGCGGACATAATTGCTTGTATTGCTATGCTAATTTCAACAATGATGTTGTTTTAAAAAACAGACTAAAGCATGATCCAGAATCGCCTCTACTTACAGGCCAAATTAATAGTAATGATATCATAAAAGAAAGAGCAGTCTGCCCCCTAAAGAAAGATAATTTGTTATTTTAG
- a CDS encoding transposase — protein sequence MTIHNEEHRRKNIRLQGYDYARAGLYFLTVVVQNRLHLFGKVINGEMILNDAGRMVKKWYREIENKFPDKRCREMVVMPNHMHCIIEILEMDNVPATDAHVTGMDMDTNTNTDTHVTDTDAHVGAPLRGRPEIIPHPEIISNSETTVRPQTIPHFQTTTHSEIDAQYGMHNKKCGATIGDVMDWFKTMTTNEYIRGVKINTWPRYDRKLWQRNYYDHIIRDWQDEVRISAYILDNPAKWERDKFNDEQQ from the coding sequence ATGACCATACACAATGAAGAACACCGACGTAAAAACATACGTTTGCAAGGGTACGATTATGCCCGTGCCGGATTGTATTTTTTGACCGTTGTGGTACAAAACCGATTGCATTTGTTCGGAAAGGTGATCAATGGCGAAATGATATTGAACGATGCCGGGCGCATGGTTAAAAAATGGTATCGCGAAATCGAAAACAAATTCCCCGATAAACGTTGTCGGGAAATGGTGGTAATGCCCAATCACATGCATTGTATTATTGAAATTTTGGAAATGGATAACGTTCCGGCAACCGATGCCCACGTTACGGGAATGGACATGGACACGAACACAAATACGGACACCCACGTTACGGATACGGACGCCCACGTAGGGGCGCCCCTACGTGGGCGTCCCGAAATAATTCCGCATCCCGAAATAATCTCCAATTCCGAAACAACGGTGCGTCCCCAAACAATCCCGCATTTCCAAACAACGACGCATTCCGAAATCGATGCACAATACGGTATGCACAACAAAAAATGCGGGGCAACCATCGGAGATGTGATGGATTGGTTCAAAACGATGACCACCAACGAATATATCCGTGGGGTAAAAATCAATACATGGCCGCGATACGATCGCAAATTATGGCAACGCAATTATTACGACCATATTATTCGCGATTGGCAAGACGAGGTCCGAATATCGGCCTATATTCTTGACAATCCCGCAAAATGGGAACGCGACAAATTTAACGACGAACAACAATAA
- a CDS encoding IMPACT family protein — protein MDSFLTIARRSEGIYKEKGSKFLSFAIPVSDTEEVKSIVSTFRKEYYDARHVCYAYVLGADRTEFRANDDGEPSGTAGRPILGQIHSANLTNILIIVVRYFGGILLGTGGLITAYKAAAADAIANNEIKEQEVTITLEIEFDYLTMNDVMSLLKETDTTVTEQQFDMTCRMKLSVRQAIYPMFMGKLEKIESLRVVERD, from the coding sequence TTGGACAGTTTTCTTACCATAGCGCGCCGCTCCGAAGGCATTTATAAAGAGAAAGGGAGTAAATTCCTCTCGTTCGCCATCCCCGTATCCGATACGGAGGAGGTAAAAAGCATTGTGTCAACCTTCCGCAAGGAGTATTACGATGCACGTCACGTCTGCTACGCCTACGTACTGGGAGCCGATCGCACGGAGTTCCGCGCCAACGACGACGGCGAGCCCTCGGGCACTGCCGGCCGCCCCATCCTCGGGCAGATCCACTCGGCCAACCTTACCAACATTCTGATTATCGTGGTGCGCTACTTCGGCGGCATCCTACTGGGCACCGGCGGACTGATTACCGCCTACAAGGCCGCGGCGGCCGATGCCATCGCCAACAACGAAATCAAGGAACAGGAGGTAACTATCACCCTCGAAATAGAGTTCGACTACCTGACCATGAACGATGTGATGTCGCTACTGAAAGAGACCGACACCACCGTCACCGAACAACAGTTCGATATGACCTGCCGCATGAAGTTATCGGTACGGCAAGCAATTTATCCAATGTTTATGGGAAAGCTGGAAAAGATAGAATCGTTACGGGTGGTAGAACGCGATTAA
- a CDS encoding DNA alkylation repair protein, whose product MTSKELIADIRTYCEAHADEAMVKKYSRYFKGEYNAYGLTQHLLEDKVRQLQEEKGVSLELMLEAAPELIAAPKYEEASFVFRMLDVNKKQYSREVFDRIATWYGVGIRNWAHADVLGMMILPVFLEKGIVEPEDFRPWLSAANPFQRRSVPVTFIKHIKKHHEAIEPFFTFLEPLMSDPIREVHQGIGWYLREAWKLAPEPTEAFLLKWKETAARLIFQYACEKMTKEKKELFRRSKK is encoded by the coding sequence ATGACAAGTAAAGAACTGATTGCCGATATTCGCACTTATTGCGAAGCGCATGCCGACGAGGCGATGGTAAAGAAATACAGCCGTTACTTCAAAGGTGAGTACAATGCTTACGGGCTTACCCAACATTTGCTCGAAGATAAGGTGCGTCAATTGCAGGAAGAAAAGGGTGTGTCGCTTGAACTAATGCTGGAGGCTGCCCCCGAACTGATTGCCGCACCTAAATATGAAGAAGCATCCTTTGTATTCCGCATGCTTGATGTCAATAAAAAACAGTACAGCCGTGAGGTGTTCGACAGGATTGCTACCTGGTATGGTGTGGGTATTCGCAACTGGGCTCATGCCGATGTGTTGGGAATGATGATTTTGCCCGTCTTTCTCGAAAAAGGGATTGTGGAACCTGAAGATTTCCGCCCGTGGCTTTCGGCTGCGAATCCGTTCCAACGGCGCTCAGTGCCGGTTACCTTTATCAAGCATATCAAAAAGCATCACGAGGCGATAGAACCTTTCTTTACGTTTCTGGAACCGTTGATGAGCGATCCGATCCGAGAAGTGCATCAGGGTATTGGCTGGTACCTGCGCGAGGCGTGGAAACTGGCTCCCGAACCCACTGAAGCTTTCTTGTTGAAATGGAAAGAAACGGCTGCCCGCCTCATTTTCCAGTATGCCTGCGAAAAGATGACCAAGGAGAAAAAGGAGCTTTTTCGGCGCAGCAAGAAATAG
- a CDS encoding B3/B4 domain-containing protein — protein sequence MLTITVDEKVKRACPALALGLIYCEVTNSEHSEGLWSEIAKADRDFKSKYKIEQINKIPAIKATRDAYNALGKDPNRYRPSAEALCRRILRDLPLYQINTLVDLINLVSIRTGYSIGGFDADKIQGDLLLTAGTADDEFEGIGRGFLNIEGLPVYKDAVGGIGTPTSDHERTKLSLESNHLLMIINGYSGLDGVREAIDWSLELLQKYAGAISIETKIM from the coding sequence ATGCTTACAATAACCGTTGACGAAAAAGTAAAACGAGCTTGCCCTGCGTTGGCGTTGGGGCTGATTTATTGCGAGGTGACTAATTCCGAACATAGTGAGGGCTTGTGGAGTGAAATCGCGAAAGCTGATCGCGACTTCAAATCAAAGTATAAAATCGAGCAAATCAATAAGATTCCGGCTATCAAGGCGACCCGCGATGCCTACAATGCATTGGGGAAAGATCCGAATCGTTACCGGCCATCGGCGGAAGCGTTGTGTCGACGTATTCTGCGTGATTTGCCCCTCTATCAAATCAATACGCTGGTCGATCTGATCAACCTGGTTTCTATTCGTACGGGTTATTCCATCGGAGGCTTTGATGCAGACAAGATTCAGGGTGACCTGTTGCTCACTGCCGGTACTGCTGACGATGAATTCGAGGGAATAGGGCGGGGGTTCCTCAATATTGAAGGCCTGCCGGTGTATAAGGATGCGGTCGGCGGTATCGGGACGCCAACCAGTGACCACGAACGCACCAAGCTCTCGTTGGAATCCAACCATCTGTTGATGATTATCAACGGATATTCCGGTCTTGATGGTGTTCGCGAGGCAATCGATTGGTCGCTGGAATTGCTTCAAAAATATGCCGGCGCAATATCAATCGAGACGAAAATCATGTAG
- the rpsA gene encoding 30S ribosomal protein S1: protein MSEQNENIVEDVKTPAAEEATATVAPAPKTTPTEDFDWDAYEKGDNLVEDRTALTQQYDATLNTVKEKEVVDGTVISMNKREVVVNIGFKSDGIIPLNEFRYNPDLKVGDVVEVYIENQEDKKGQLLLSHKQARTSRSWDRVNAALENDETIKGFVKCRTKGGMIVDVFGIEAFLPGSQIDVKPIRDYDVFVGKTMEFKVVKINHEFKNVVVSHKALIEAELEQQKKEIISKLEKGQVLEGTVKNITNYGVFIDLGGVDGLIHITDLSWGRVAHPEEVVQLDQKLNVVIIDFDNEKKRIALGLKQLTPHPWDALDTNLKVGDKVNGKVVVVADYGAFVEVLPGVEGLIHVSEMSWSQHLRSAQDFLKVGDEVEAVILTLDRDERKMSLGIKQLKQDPWENIETKYAVGSKHTARVRNFTNFGVFVEIEEGVDGLIHISDLSWTRKIKHPSEFTQIGANLEVVVLEIDKDNRRLSLGHKQLEENPWDVFETIFTVDSIHEGTIVEVLDKGAVIALPYGVEGFATPKHLVKEDGTQAKLDEKLQFKVIEFNKDAKRIILSHSRIHEDEQKAAAGISTEKKENSPKRAKKVEETISNQSYEKTTLGDIQSLADLKDQLSEAEKTEAHQKAAAAEAKAKRAAKKDKDAEAAAE from the coding sequence ATGTCAGAACAAAACGAAAACATCGTGGAAGATGTAAAAACTCCCGCAGCTGAAGAAGCTACAGCCACCGTGGCTCCCGCACCAAAAACCACTCCTACCGAAGATTTCGACTGGGATGCTTATGAAAAAGGCGACAATCTTGTAGAAGATCGCACCGCCCTTACCCAACAGTATGACGCTACCCTCAACACCGTTAAAGAAAAAGAAGTTGTTGACGGTACTGTTATCTCAATGAACAAACGCGAAGTCGTAGTTAACATCGGCTTCAAATCAGACGGTATCATTCCGTTGAACGAATTCCGCTACAATCCGGACCTCAAAGTAGGTGACGTTGTAGAAGTTTACATCGAAAACCAGGAAGACAAAAAAGGTCAGCTTTTGTTGTCTCACAAACAAGCTCGTACTTCTCGTTCTTGGGATCGCGTAAACGCAGCCCTCGAAAACGACGAAACAATCAAGGGTTTTGTAAAATGCCGCACAAAGGGTGGTATGATCGTAGACGTATTCGGCATCGAAGCTTTCTTGCCGGGTTCTCAAATCGACGTGAAACCTATCCGCGACTACGATGTATTCGTTGGCAAAACTATGGAATTCAAGGTTGTTAAAATCAACCACGAATTCAAAAACGTTGTTGTATCGCACAAAGCTCTTATCGAAGCTGAACTCGAACAACAAAAGAAAGAAATTATCTCTAAACTCGAAAAAGGACAAGTTCTTGAAGGAACCGTTAAGAACATCACCAACTACGGTGTATTCATCGACCTCGGTGGCGTTGACGGTCTTATCCACATTACTGACCTTTCATGGGGCCGCGTAGCTCACCCGGAAGAAGTGGTTCAACTGGATCAAAAACTGAACGTTGTAATCATCGATTTCGACAACGAAAAGAAACGTATCGCTCTCGGCTTGAAACAACTTACTCCGCACCCATGGGATGCTTTGGATACTAACCTCAAAGTTGGTGACAAAGTAAACGGCAAAGTGGTTGTTGTTGCTGACTATGGTGCATTCGTTGAAGTATTGCCGGGCGTAGAAGGTTTGATCCACGTTTCTGAAATGTCATGGAGCCAACACCTGCGCAGCGCTCAGGACTTCCTGAAAGTAGGCGACGAAGTAGAAGCTGTTATCCTGACTCTGGATCGCGACGAACGCAAAATGTCTTTGGGTATCAAACAACTCAAACAAGATCCTTGGGAAAACATCGAAACCAAATATGCAGTTGGTTCTAAACACACCGCTCGTGTTCGCAACTTCACCAACTTCGGTGTATTTGTTGAAATCGAAGAAGGCGTTGACGGCCTGATCCACATCAGCGACCTGTCATGGACCCGTAAAATCAAACACCCGTCAGAATTTACTCAGATCGGAGCTAACCTCGAAGTAGTTGTTCTCGAAATCGATAAAGACAACCGTCGTTTGAGCCTCGGCCACAAACAACTCGAAGAAAACCCATGGGATGTATTCGAAACAATCTTTACCGTTGACAGCATCCACGAAGGTACTATCGTTGAAGTTCTCGACAAAGGCGCTGTAATTGCATTGCCTTACGGTGTTGAAGGTTTCGCTACTCCTAAACACTTGGTAAAAGAAGACGGCACACAGGCTAAACTGGACGAAAAACTTCAGTTCAAAGTGATCGAATTCAACAAAGATGCTAAGAGAATCATCCTTTCTCACAGCCGCATCCACGAAGACGAACAAAAAGCTGCTGCCGGCATTTCAACTGAAAAGAAAGAAAACAGCCCCAAAAGAGCAAAGAAAGTTGAAGAAACTATTTCAAACCAATCGTATGAAAAAACCACTTTAGGTGACATTCAATCATTGGCTGATTTGAAAGATCAACTTTCAGAAGCTGAAAAGACAGAAGCTCATCAAAAAGCTGCTGCCGCTGAAGCTAAAGCTAAACGTGCTGCTAAAAAAGATAAAGACGCAGAAGCTGCTGCCGAATAA
- the meaB gene encoding methylmalonyl Co-A mutase-associated GTPase MeaB encodes MAHHIENEDCYSGLSVNSGIEQPPTVNPYLQKRKKKQTYTAAEYTEGILKGNRTILSQAVTLLESLKPEHQVIAQEVIEKCLPYTGKSIRLGITGVPGAGKSTFIEAMGMYLVNDDHRLAVLAIDPSSERSKGSILGDKTRMEQLSSHPNAFIRPSPSAGSLGGVARKTRETIMLCEAAGFDTIFVETVGVGQSETAVHSMVDFFLFLQVAGTGDELQGIKRGIMEMADGITINKADGTNVDRVNLTKAQLTSALHLFPLPESGWSPKVLTCSALNGINIDGVWEMITEYIAFVKESGYFDHKRLRQSKYWMYESINDQLKSHFYNNEKIDALLTEYEQKVVDNKISSFIAAKELLDSYFGK; translated from the coding sequence ATGGCTCATCATATCGAAAACGAAGATTGTTATTCAGGTTTATCGGTCAACAGCGGCATCGAACAACCACCCACCGTCAACCCTTACCTTCAGAAACGTAAAAAGAAACAAACCTATACGGCGGCCGAATATACAGAGGGAATTCTCAAAGGCAACCGTACGATTCTGAGTCAGGCCGTAACCCTGCTCGAAAGCCTCAAACCCGAACATCAGGTCATTGCTCAGGAAGTGATTGAGAAATGCCTCCCTTATACCGGCAAATCGATTCGCCTCGGCATCACCGGTGTACCTGGTGCAGGAAAAAGTACTTTTATCGAAGCAATGGGAATGTATCTGGTCAACGATGATCATCGTCTGGCGGTACTGGCCATCGACCCGAGCAGCGAACGCAGCAAAGGGAGTATTCTGGGAGACAAGACCCGCATGGAACAGCTTTCCAGCCATCCTAACGCATTCATCCGCCCTTCGCCCTCCGCAGGCTCGTTGGGCGGTGTGGCGCGCAAGACACGCGAAACAATCATGCTTTGCGAAGCTGCCGGATTCGATACCATTTTTGTGGAAACAGTCGGTGTGGGACAATCGGAAACAGCCGTGCACTCCATGGTCGATTTCTTCCTCTTCCTGCAGGTTGCCGGAACCGGCGACGAATTGCAGGGAATCAAACGGGGCATTATGGAAATGGCCGACGGCATCACCATCAACAAAGCCGACGGCACCAACGTGGATCGCGTTAACCTAACCAAAGCACAACTTACCAGTGCGCTCCATCTCTTTCCGTTGCCCGAATCGGGATGGTCACCCAAGGTATTGACCTGCTCAGCATTAAACGGCATCAATATCGACGGCGTGTGGGAGATGATTACCGAATACATCGCATTTGTGAAAGAATCGGGCTATTTTGACCATAAGCGTCTCCGTCAGTCGAAATACTGGATGTATGAATCGATTAACGATCAGCTGAAATCGCACTTTTACAACAACGAAAAAATTGATGCACTGCTAACAGAATACGAACAGAAAGTGGTGGATAATAAAATCAGTTCGTTTATTGCCGCAAAAGAATTACTGGATAGTTATTTCGGGAAATAG
- the groL gene encoding chaperonin GroEL (60 kDa chaperone family; promotes refolding of misfolded polypeptides especially under stressful conditions; forms two stacked rings of heptamers to form a barrel-shaped 14mer; ends can be capped by GroES; misfolded proteins enter the barrel where they are refolded when GroES binds): MAKEIKFDIEARDLLKKGVDELANAVKVTLGPKGRNVIIEKKFGAPHITKDGVSVAKEVELSDPYENMGAQLVKEVASKTGDDAGDGTTTATVLAQSIISVGLKNVTAGANPMDLKRGIDKAVTTVVENIKAQSKEVGDDFNKIEQVATVSANNDATIGKLIADAMKKVKKEGVITIEEAKGMETTIEVVEGMQFDRGYISPYFVTNTEKMEVEQEKPFILIYDKKISNLKEILPILEATVQSGRPLLIIAEDIDGEALGTLVVNRLRGSLKIAAVKAPGFGDRRKEMLEDIAILTGGVVISEEKGMKLDGATIEMLGTAEKVTINKDNTTIVNGAGAKEAIETRVAQIKAQIETTTSDYDREKLQERLAKLAGGVAVLYVGAASEVEMKEKKDRVDDALSATRAAIAEGIVPGGGVAYIRAIEAIEGMKGDNEDETTGIEIVKRAIEEPLRQIVANAGKEGAVVVQKVKEGKADFGYNARTDEYQEMYAAGVIDPAKVTRVALENAASIAGMMLTTECIIAEKKEDNPAPVMPPMGGGMGGMM; the protein is encoded by the coding sequence ATGGCAAAAGAAATTAAATTTGATATTGAAGCCCGCGATTTACTCAAAAAAGGCGTGGACGAATTGGCAAACGCCGTTAAAGTAACTCTTGGTCCTAAAGGCCGCAACGTGATTATCGAAAAGAAATTCGGTGCTCCTCACATCACCAAAGATGGTGTTTCTGTGGCAAAAGAAGTTGAACTCTCCGATCCATACGAAAACATGGGTGCTCAGCTGGTAAAAGAAGTTGCTTCTAAAACCGGTGATGATGCAGGTGACGGTACAACAACCGCTACTGTTTTGGCTCAATCTATCATCTCAGTTGGGTTGAAAAACGTAACTGCAGGTGCAAATCCAATGGATTTGAAACGAGGTATCGACAAAGCTGTTACTACAGTCGTTGAAAATATCAAAGCACAGTCGAAAGAAGTTGGTGACGATTTCAATAAAATTGAACAAGTTGCTACTGTTTCTGCCAACAACGACGCTACAATCGGTAAATTGATTGCCGATGCAATGAAAAAGGTTAAAAAAGAAGGTGTTATCACTATCGAAGAAGCAAAAGGCATGGAAACTACTATCGAAGTAGTGGAAGGTATGCAGTTCGATCGTGGTTACATCTCTCCGTATTTTGTAACCAACACCGAAAAAATGGAAGTAGAACAGGAAAAACCTTTCATCCTGATCTATGACAAAAAAATCTCCAATCTTAAAGAAATTCTTCCTATCCTCGAAGCTACCGTACAAAGCGGTCGTCCTTTGTTGATTATCGCTGAAGATATCGACGGCGAAGCTCTCGGTACTTTGGTGGTTAACCGTCTGCGCGGTTCGTTGAAGATTGCAGCTGTTAAGGCTCCGGGCTTCGGCGATCGTCGTAAGGAAATGTTGGAAGATATCGCTATCCTGACCGGTGGCGTTGTTATCTCCGAAGAAAAAGGTATGAAACTCGACGGCGCTACCATCGAAATGTTGGGTACTGCTGAAAAAGTAACTATCAACAAAGACAATACAACTATCGTAAACGGTGCCGGTGCTAAAGAAGCTATCGAAACCCGTGTTGCTCAGATCAAAGCTCAGATTGAAACTACAACCAGCGACTACGATCGTGAAAAACTGCAGGAACGTTTGGCTAAACTGGCCGGTGGTGTTGCCGTTCTTTACGTAGGTGCTGCTTCTGAAGTGGAAATGAAAGAAAAGAAAGACCGTGTTGACGATGCTTTGAGCGCAACCCGTGCTGCTATTGCCGAAGGTATTGTTCCTGGTGGTGGTGTGGCTTACATCCGTGCTATCGAAGCTATCGAAGGCATGAAGGGTGATAACGAAGACGAAACAACCGGTATCGAAATCGTTAAACGCGCCATCGAAGAACCTCTTCGTCAGATCGTGGCTAACGCAGGTAAAGAAGGTGCTGTTGTTGTTCAGAAAGTAAAAGAAGGCAAAGCTGACTTCGGTTACAATGCACGTACTGACGAATATCAGGAAATGTATGCAGCCGGTGTTATCGACCCTGCTAAAGTTACCCGTGTAGCTCTCGAAAATGCAGCTTCTATTGCCGGTATGATGCTGACAACAGAATGTATCATTGCTGAAAAGAAAGAAGATAATCCTGCTCCTGTAATGCCTCCGATGGGTGGTGGAATGGGCGGCATGATGTAA